In Neosynechococcus sphagnicola sy1, the genomic stretch AACCGTACCAATGACCGTCGCTCCTGCATAGTCATATTGCTCTAGACGCTGAAAAATTAACACCGGAGCAATTAAATCTTTAAAGGGAATATTAGAGGCAATAATTACCGTTGAGCCATATTCTCCCACCGCCCGGGAGAAGCCCTGGGCTACTCCCGTTAAGATTGCGGGAATCAGGGGGGGCAACAGCACCCGCCAGAAGGTTTGCCAGTGGGAGGCTCCCATACACCAGGCTGCTTCTTCCAGTTCGCGTTCCATTTCCGACAGCACGGGCTGCACGGTTCGGACAACAAAGGGCAGGGAAATGAAGATCATCGCCACCCCAACCCCCAAACGGGTAAAGGACACTTCCACCCCGAAGGGGGCCAGCAGGGAACCAATCCAGCCATGCTGGCCGTAGACAGTGGCCAGGGTCAAACCCGCAACGGAGGTCGGCAGCGCAAAGGGAAGATCAATGGTGGCATCAACCAAGCGCTTCAGGGGAAATTGATACCGCACCAACACCCAGGCCACCAGGGTGCCAAAGATGCCATTGATCAGGGCGGCAATGAGCGCCGTCCCAAAGGTGACGTTGTAGGCAGAGAGGGCCACGGGACTGGTGGCGATCGCCCAAAATTGAGCCGGACTCTCGGTACTGGCTTTCACCAACACGGCGGCGATGGGCAGCAGCAAAATCAGGCTGAGATAGCCCAGGGTAATGCGCCAAGGCCAGGAAACATACACCAACCAACGCCGAGGTGCTGGTTGGGTTGGTGGCAGGGGAGGAGAGACAGTCATAGGCTGGGAAACGGTTTACTTACCAATCTGGGTTCGAATTTGGTCGAAAATAGCACCATCTGCGAAGAAGCGTTTCTGAATTTTCTGCCAGCCCCCATAGGTCTGAGCGGTTGCCAGCTTCTCCACATGGGGGAACTGACTGGCAAATTGCTGGGCTACCTGGGCATCCACGGGACGGAACCCTAACTGGGCAAACACAGTTTGAGCTTCTGGTGTATAGAGATAGCGGACATAAGCTTCTGCCACTTCCCGATTCCCATGCTTTTGGACATTCCGATCCACGATCGCGATGGGATTATCAATGGAAATATTGACGCGGGGAATGGTGTAGTTCAGAGGCATGCCCTTTTGAGCGGATAAAATCACTTCATTTTCATAGTTGATCAGGGCATCAATCCGTTCCTGCTTGGAAAACACATCCGTTGCTTCCCGAGCATCGCGGGTTAAGGCTGGGACATTGTTGTAGACATTGCGCATAAATTCAGTCGCCTGAGCGGTATCCGCTCCCGCCTGAATGGCGCCATTCCACAGCGCTAGAAAATTCCAGCGGGCAACCCCAGAGGTTTTGGGATCCGCCGTCACTAAGGTGATGCCCGGTTTGGCAAGGTCTGACCAATCCCGAATCTGCTTGGGATTGCCAGGTCGAGTCACCAAAGCCACTACAGACTTCGAGACAATACTCTGGTCAGGAAACTCCCGTTCCCAGCCTGGTTGAATCAGGCCTGCTTTTTGCAGTCGCTCCGTATCCAGAGCGAGGGCTAAATGCACCACATCGGCATCTAAGCCATCCACCACTGCCCGGGTTTGAGAGCCAGATCCCCCGTAACTGCGGCTAAACGTTACCTGCTGCTGATGTTCCCGTTGCCATTGGGCGACAAACTTTGGAATCAATTGTTCGTGGACGGTGCGGGTGACCACAAAGGCCGCCAGGGTGACTTCCACGGGGGGCTTGCCAGTTGAATTACCGAGGGAGGTGCAGGCTAGGAGTTTCAGACAGAGGAGGGCGATCACCGCGATCGCACCCACCCTTCCCCATCGCCGGGATACCTGTTTCCATAAGCCCATTAAATGTATTCCTCGCAGTTTCTACATCAACACGATCGGAGGAGCCACTGATTCCCGAGGGGAGATCGGGTCTGTTGCGGAGATCTGCTTATCTCAGAAATTTCGCTTTAGATGGGCAGGCGATTGATGCATTGGTTAGCGCCAATCACGACCATGACGGAACCCTTCCTTAAGCGGTGATTGGGTTCGGGATTGATCGCAAACCGCCCCTCTTGACTGACTGCCAGGACGTTGAGACCATAGCGACTCCGCAGCTTCAGTTCCGCAATTTCCTTGCCATCAAATTCTTCGGGAACCATGATTTCCACAATGCTATGGTCTGGGTCGAGTTCGAACCGCTCTAGGATCGAAGGCTTGGTCAGCGATCGCGCCAAGACGCATCCCATTTCGTGTTCGGGGAAGACAACATGGTCAGCCCCGACTTTTTTGAGCAGCTTGCCATGGATCTCAGAGGAAGCCTTGGCCACCACATGGGGGACTCCCCCCTCCTTGACATTCAAGGTGGTGACAATACTTTCCTGAACGTAGTTGCCAATGGCCACAATCACCGTATCAAATTCAAAAACCCCGGCCTCCTTGAGTGCTAGGGGTTCTGTCGAGTCCAACTGGAGGGCGTGGGCTGCCGTATGTTCGGCTAGGACATGAGCCACGCGCATTTCATTACTATCGATAGCGAGAACCTCGTAGCCCAGGTTATGAAGACTGGTACAAACGGCTCGACCAAAGCGCCCCAAACCAATGACTGCAAATTGTTTGTTGTCTTTGCGAAGACTCCGGAAGAAGCTCAAAGAAGATAAATTCACAGGGTAATGCTCAGCTGACAAGCTGGTGTTGAAGGATGACCGACGGAGAGGTCGCTAACCCTTTATTTTATTCGATGGGGGGCATCCTTGGTGTTAGGTCAAGCATTTGCCCCACCATAGGCTGAGATGCTCAGTCAAGAGTTTTTTCAAGATTGAGCCTGTTCAAAAGTAACCCCGTTAAAACGCTGGAGCCATTTGCTAAAAGTTGGCAGACTCCTAGACGGGTACCCAGGAACGGCTGACGGTTGTCAGGGATTCCATCAAACTGCGGACAATTGCCACCATGGCGACGTGATCATTGAGTTGATTCACCGCTGACCCTACCCCAATCCCCGCAGCCCCTGCGGCGATCGCCAAGGGAGCCGTGACACTCGAAAGCCCAGAAGCACAGAGCACAGGCACCTGGACTGATCGGGAAATTTCGTAGGCTGCGGCTAGGGTGGGAGCGGCCTTTTCCATCAGCCCTAAGGTTCCCGCGTGGGTCGGCTGACTGCTGGTACCACCCTCGGTTTGGATGATATCCGCTCCGGCTCTGACCAAGGCTTCTGCCAGATAAGCTTGTTGATCCAGGGGCAGGGTATGGGGAACCGTGACCGATAGGGTAACCTGGGGCAACAGGGATCGGGTGCGGTGGGTTAAGTCTAATACTTCTGCCCCACTAAACTGCCGCCCTTGGGCATAGAAGCTATCAAAATTGCCAATTTCAATCAAGTCAGCTCCAGCAGCAACCGCCGCCACAAACAGTTCGGGTTCCACCGCCGAGACACAAATCGGTAAGCTGACGAGGGATCGCATCTGTGCCACTAACGCTGGATCGGCGGCAATATCCACGAAGGTAGCACCACCCAGCTCCGCTGCCTTCACGACCGCTGCAACGCGATCGCGATCAAAATTATTCAACCCACTAATAATCTTGAGGGCACGGCCTTGCTCAAACGCGCTTTGTAATCTGGAAGGGATGGTCATGATGCATCTCAACTGCTAACAATCGTATGGATTATTGTGGCACCCTGGGGAGTTAGAATCCAGCCTTTGGGCGATCGCTCGGGGAACGCTTCCGAGGCTCCTGGCAGTAATCGGTTCGAACATCAGTGCTCCAATCAGCTCTTGCTATTAATAGTGAATTGCCCCCACAGCCCATCGCTGACCAATTCTGCGGCAGAGTTTAGGTTGCCAAGGACAAGCGTTTGTGTAACGTTTCCTGGGAATTCTCAATAATCTTCGACACAATTCTAAGAAATGTTTCAGAATCTCTAGGGATTCCTGTCAAAGGCTAAAAAAAACTGGAAGGGAATGCCTCAATTTTGTACCAACTGAAGGGATGCAGATTAAGGTTTTCAGCCAGTTATTGGGGGCAGCGATGGGAATGGGTCGATCCGATATAGTGGCGGTTAATATGACATCTGGGCCATGCAATCAATACAGAGCTATATTTTGGTCGTCGATCAGGAATCAGAGGATCTACACATTCTTGAATCGCTCTTGGGGCGATTAAGGTGTGCTGTTGTGATTGCCCACTCCACTGCTCAGGCATTGGCACGTGCAAGTCAGGCTCCGCCTTACCTAGTAATTTTGACAGGCAATCATCCCGGTGGATCGGAAAGTCTTGTGAGTGTGCTGCGGAGCATGGATCGGCAAAACAACATCATGATTGTGGCACTTACTGATGTTCACGCTCCTAGTTGGCTGTACCAAGAAGAGAATCCAGGATTTGATGGTTTTTTAGTCAAGCCCATTAGCGGTGATGTGCTCACCTCCTTAGTGCAGTCAGCCTGGGTGCGTCAAGCCTGTTGTTCTGAGACCTAGCCGCTATCCTCCCCCAAAAGCATTGCCCCAATCCAAAAAACTCGGTATGCTTATGGTGGATTTACTTTGCAGGATGGTTTCTGCAACACTCCCGTATAGCAGGTATCAACCGTGTCCCAGATGTCGTCTCGGTGGCAACATCAAATCCTTGATTTCATCCAAAGTGCATTGCTGTCTGTGAGGGCTGCGGCTCAGTCCGCTGCGGGAGTATCAGCGGCAGTCCTACAGCAATGGGGTTCTCGGCAACCAAAGTCCCATCAGATAAATTCCCTGTCTGCCCTTGGTGGCCTAAGGGAGGGGGTTCTGATTCTGGCGATCGCCGTGGCAATGTTGTTCTGGAACTGGAAGCTGATGATCGCGACGAGCATTGGCATGGGGATGATGCTGTGGGTGCCCCGACTGCAATCCTGGGATTGGCAAACCCCACTCCTCAGAGTACGGCGATGGTTCGGGGGTCTGCATCGTTCCCTGATTCTGGCCGTCGGTAGTGGCGCGATCGCCATGCTCAGTAGCTACCTGGCCGTTTCAGTTTGGGTGGATTCAGACAGCCCGTGGATTGCTGCCAGTGCTATCCTTCAAGGTTTTGGCACCCTCACTGTACTGATACTGTTAGTCTGGCAACTGCTGCATCGTCAGACCCGCCATGAGGCAGATCGCTTGCAACAGTGGCTCTCCGACCTCACCGAAGTTGAACCCCTGAAGCGATTGCTCGCCATCCGGCAGTTAACCCACCTGATCTCAGCAACCCATCTGGATAAACTCCATACTCAGACGGTGGCTTCAGCTTTACGATTACTGCTGAGTCAGGAGTCCGATCCGATTGTGCGCGAGGCGGTGTTGGATGGCCTGCAAACCTTAGAAGTCAATCCTCCTTCCCAGCGCGTTGTTGCCCCTGASGGGGGTGAGTACGTCTCCCCTACTGCCCAGGGCAACGCGGCAGCGCCGCCGCTCTAAAATGTCCCCGTACCGCCCCCCCCTCTAAGCGGTTGCTTCTTTGCCCATGTCGATCAAACGTCGCCAGCTCATGCAGTATGGGGCTATTTCCCTTGGAAGTGGCCTTATCACCGCCTGTGGATCACCTCCCCAACCGCCTGCATTGACCCGAGAATTGACCAAGGTCACCTTCGGCACCAACTGGTTTGCCCAAGCCGAGCATGGTGGGTTTTACCAAGCGGTTGCTACGGGGATCTATCGCGATCATGGTCTGGATGTCAAGATTCAGATGGGGGGCCCTCAGGTGAACGGTACCCAGTTGCTCCTGGGGGGCGTAGTGGATTTCTACATGGGATTTTCTGCGGATGCCCTTCAAGCGGTAGAAGCGGGAATTCCCAAGGTTACCGTCGCAGCAATTTTCCAGAAAGATCCCCAGGTTCTGATGGCCCATCCCAATACGGGGGCAACGTCCCTAGCTGCACTGAAAGGACGGCCAATCTTTGTTTCCGCCATTGCCAATGTTACATATTGGCCGTTTTTGGTGGCCAAATACGGATTCACCGAAACCATGAAACGTCCCTACAACTTTAATCTCAGCGCCTTCTTAGCGGATAAAAACTCGGTGCAGCAGGGCTACCTGACCTCAGAACCCCTGGCAATTGAACAACAAGGGGGCTTCAAGCCCGTGATTTTTCTCCTGGCTGATCAGGGTTACAATCCCTACGCCACCACCATTGAAACCAAGCAAGCGTTGGTAGAAACTAATCCAGACCTGGTACAACGGTTTGTTGATGCTTCCATCAAAGGCTGGTATAGCTACCTGGAGGGGGATCCTGCCCCTGGGAATGCGTTGATCAAGCAAGCGAACCCCCAGATGCAGGATGCACAAATTGCCTATGGCCTTGCCCAGTCGAAGGCCAATGGCATCGTGATTTCAGGGGATGCAATCCCCCTCGGCATTGGGGCGATGACTGATTCCCACTGGCAATCCTTCTTCCAGTTAATCGCTGACCAGGGAATTGTCAAACCCAACACCGACTACCACCGCGCCTACACGCTGCAATTTGTCAATAAGGGCAGGTTACAACCTCGCTAAGATAAAACCCTCCCCTGCTATGAATTCTCACCCTGCCATTATTCTCAGTCATGTTTGCAAAGACTATGCCAACGGTCTCAGGGTTTTGGAAGATATCAACTTAAGCATCCAGGATGCCCAGTTTGTGAGTCTGGTGGGGCCGTCTGGTTGTGGTAAAAGTACCTTACTACGAATCATCGCTGGCCTAGGCCGGCTAACCACAGGGCAGTTGTGCTGGGGCACCCAAACTGCACCCCGAAAGCTGGCCTTTGTCTTTCAAGATGCCGCCTTAATGCCATGGGCCACGGTACAGGACAATGTAGGCTTGCCGTTGAAATTAGCCAGAACCTCCAAGTCAGTCGCGACAGCAGCAGTGGCAGAAGCCCTGGCAATGGTTGACCTCCAGGGTTTTGAGCAGTGCTACCCCCAACAATTATCCGGTGGGATGAAAATGCGGGTGTCAATTGCTCGGGCTATGGTCACCAAACCGGAGATCCTGCTGATGGATGAACCCTTTGGGGCCTTAGATGAAATCACCCGCAGCAAGCTCAATACCGAGTTACTGGGGTTGTGGACCCAGAAGCAGTGGACGGTTGTCTTTGTCACCCACAATCTCTATGAGGCAATTTATCTGTCCAACCGCGTCGTGGTTATGGCGGCTCACCCCGGCCGCATCGTCGCCGATGTCGCCATTGAGGTTCCCTATCCTCGCCCCCCGGAGTTTCGGGCATCGACAGTCTACAGTGCGTATTGCCGCACCATTGCCCAATATCTGGCAGCGGGGACTGCTCAGCCATAGATTCTGACATTACTAGGGCTGGGGGAGTCAGGTAATGAGTAACGAATTACAAAAATACTTGTCGAATTAATCCTGTTTTTTGTTACAATTACTTAACACAAATAAAAAGTTAGGATTTAATTCATGCGCTATACGACAGAACCCGGTGGTCGCCTCAATAACTTTGCAGTTGAGCCGAAGATGTACGAAGCGACCCCACCCACCCATACTGAGAAACGCAATTACCTGGTGTTGGGTATCGGTGCAGCAGCCTTGGTGGCAGGGTTGGTGTTTGTCGCGATCGCAGTTTCCAGCGTCGGTTAACGCCCCCCCCGACCCAGGGATTGCCCAGACACTTCGTGATCGAGTCTGAGATCCTAAGGGGAAATCCCTTCCCTCATTGATTCAGCATTCTAGAAGTCGCAGTTTAGAATGATGGGGAAACGGTGCAGAGCTATCTATGAGGATAACTGCCCCTAACCTGTCCTCCTGTTGGAATTCCTGGGTGTGAATGTTTCCCTAACAACGCCAGTTCTGGATCTGAAGACCCTTTTCCCCTTTGAACTGGATAATTTTCAGCATCAAGCGATCGCAGCCTTAGAGGCTAATCGCTCTGTTGTCGTTTGCGCCCCCACAGGTTCCGGGAAAACACTGATTGGGGAATATGCTATCTATCGAGCCTTAGCCTGGGGTAAGCGTGTCTTCTACACCACACCGCTGAAAGCCCTGTCTAACCAGAAACTCCGGGACTTTCGGCATCAATTTGGTGCCGATAAGGTTGGGTTGTTGACCGGAGACGTTTCGGTGAATCGAGAGGCACCGATTCTGGTGATGACCACCGAAATTTTCCGTAATATGCTCTATGGAACCCCGATTGGCGAAGTGGGCACCTCCCTCACCGATGTGGAAACCGTGGTACTAGATGAATGCCACTACATGAATGACCGCCAGCGGGGGACGGTTTGGGAAGAATCGATTATCTACTGCCCGAGGGAAATTCAATTGGTTGCCCTCTCCGCGACCGTTGCCAACAGTGACCAGCTTACTGATTGGATTGCTCAGGTGCATGGCCCCACTGACCTGATTTACTCCGACTTTCGTCCGGTTCCCCTGCAATTTCACTTTTGTAACCCCAAGGGGTTGTTCCCCCTCCTAGACGACAGTCAGACCAAAGTCAATCCCCGGCTGAAGGAAAAAAAAAGCCGCCCACCAGATAAAACTCGCCGCAGCAAGGATGCGGTTCCCTCCCTGGCCTTTACCCTCAGTCAGTTGCGCCAGCGAGATATGCTACCGGCCATTTACTTTATTTTTAGTCGCCGGGGTTGTGATCAAGCGGTTGCCGATCTAGGCAATCTCTCCCTGGTGAATCCTGAGGAAGCAGCGCAGTTGCAGACCCAAATTAAGGATTTTTTGCTGCGCAATCCCGACGCTGCCCGCTTTGGACAGGTAGAACCCCTGCACCGAGGAATTGCCGCCCACCACGCGGGCATCTTGCCCGCGTGGAAAGGATTGGTTGAAGAACTGTTCCAACAGGGGTTAATCAAGGTAGTCTATGCCACCGAGACCCTGGCCGCGGGCATTAATATGCCCGCTCGCACTACGGTGATTTCGAGTTTGTCGAAGCGGACGGATCTGGGACATCGGCTCCTTAACCCCTCGGAATTTCTCCAAATGGCAGGTCGTGCAGGTCGCCGGGGCATGGATCCCTTGGGGCATGTGGTCACCGTGCAGACTCCCTTTGAAGGGGCACGGGAAGCCGCCTACCTGGCAACCATCGGGGCAGATCCTTTGGTGAGTCAGTTTACCCCCAGCTATGGGATGGTGCTAAATCTGTTACAAATTCATACCCTGGAGGAAGCTAAAGAGTTGGTGGAGCGGAGTTTTGGTCAATATTTGGCCAACCTGTCTCTCAAACCCCAGCAGCAGGCGATCGCCCAACTGAAAGCAGAATTGGCTCATGTCCAGGCTCAGTGTGAAGCCGTGGACTCCCAACTCTTCCACCAATATGAAAAGTTGCGGGAACGCTTAAAGGAAGAGCAACGGCTGCTGAAAATTTTGCAGCATCAAAACCAGGAAGTCCATGCCAGTGATCTCGGCTTGGCTCTGACCTTTGCGGTTGCTGGTACGATCCTCAGTCTCAAGGGAGGGCATGTTGCCACTGCCCTTCCCCTGCCTGCGGTGCTGGTGATTAAAGCCCAGGGGTCAGGTCAGTTCCCCTACCTAGTTTGCTTGGGAAAGGATAACCGCTGGTATGTTGTGACGGTGGGGGATGTAGTGGGTCTACACGCTGAGTTTCCCCGTCTTACCGGGGTCGATGACCTTTGCCCTCCCCCCGAAATGCCCCTGAAACCAGGTCAAACCCGTCAAGGCAATGATTTGACGGCAGCGATCGCCCGACGGATTCCCCAACCCCCCCAACTGGAAATGGCTCCGGAGGTGAAAGTCCAACTCCACCAGGTTGAGATTACCCAATCCGAGGTAGCAGCCCATCCGCTGCATCAGCGCAGCGATCGCCCCACCCTGCTGAAACGGCAACGGCGGATTCAAGATCTCCAGGCAGAACTGGCGGATCGAGAGCAAAAACTCAACCAGCAGTCCCATCGCCATTGGGAAGAGTTTCTCTGCTTGATTGATGTTTTGAAATACTTCGAGTGTCTGGATGGGTTTGTGCCGACGGTCTTGGGACAGGCAACCGCCGCAATTCGCGGTGACAATGAACTGTGGCTAGGACTGGCCCTAATGTCTGGCGAATTAGACGATCTCGACCCCCATCATTTAGCAGCCGCCTGTGCGGCATTGGTCACCGAAGTTTCTCGCCCCGATAGCTGGACTCACTATAGTCTCTCGCCAGCGGTGGAAGCGGCACTCTCCAATCTCCGGAATTTACGACGTCAACTGTTTCAACTTCAGCGGCGCTATCAAGTAGTGATGCCCATCTGGCTAGAGTTTGAGATGGTCGCCCTCGTCGAACAGTGG encodes the following:
- a CDS encoding response regulator, with translation MQSIQSYILVVDQESEDLHILESLLGRLRCAVVIAHSTAQALARASQAPPYLVILTGNHPGGSESLVSVLRSMDRQNNIMIVALTDVHAPSWLYQEENPGFDGFLVKPISGDVLTSLVQSAWVRQACCSET
- a CDS encoding ABC transporter ATP-binding protein, with translation MNSHPAIILSHVCKDYANGLRVLEDINLSIQDAQFVSLVGPSGCGKSTLLRIIAGLGRLTTGQLCWGTQTAPRKLAFVFQDAALMPWATVQDNVGLPLKLARTSKSVATAAVAEALAMVDLQGFEQCYPQQLSGGMKMRVSIARAMVTKPEILLMDEPFGALDEITRSKLNTELLGLWTQKQWTVVFVTHNLYEAIYLSNRVVVMAAHPGRIVADVAIEVPYPRPPEFRASTVYSAYCRTIAQYLAAGTAQP
- a CDS encoding DEAD/DEAH box helicase — its product is MNVSLTTPVLDLKTLFPFELDNFQHQAIAALEANRSVVVCAPTGSGKTLIGEYAIYRALAWGKRVFYTTPLKALSNQKLRDFRHQFGADKVGLLTGDVSVNREAPILVMTTEIFRNMLYGTPIGEVGTSLTDVETVVLDECHYMNDRQRGTVWEESIIYCPREIQLVALSATVANSDQLTDWIAQVHGPTDLIYSDFRPVPLQFHFCNPKGLFPLLDDSQTKVNPRLKEKKSRPPDKTRRSKDAVPSLAFTLSQLRQRDMLPAIYFIFSRRGCDQAVADLGNLSLVNPEEAAQLQTQIKDFLLRNPDAARFGQVEPLHRGIAAHHAGILPAWKGLVEELFQQGLIKVVYATETLAAGINMPARTTVISSLSKRTDLGHRLLNPSEFLQMAGRAGRRGMDPLGHVVTVQTPFEGAREAAYLATIGADPLVSQFTPSYGMVLNLLQIHTLEEAKELVERSFGQYLANLSLKPQQQAIAQLKAELAHVQAQCEAVDSQLFHQYEKLRERLKEEQRLLKILQHQNQEVHASDLGLALTFAVAGTILSLKGGHVATALPLPAVLVIKAQGSGQFPYLVCLGKDNRWYVVTVGDVVGLHAEFPRLTGVDDLCPPPEMPLKPGQTRQGNDLTAAIARRIPQPPQLEMAPEVKVQLHQVEITQSEVAAHPLHQRSDRPTLLKRQRRIQDLQAELADREQKLNQQSHRHWEEFLCLIDVLKYFECLDGFVPTVLGQATAAIRGDNELWLGLALMSGELDDLDPHHLAAACAALVTEVSRPDSWTHYSLSPAVEAALSNLRNLRRQLFQLQRRYQVVMPIWLEFEMVALVEQWALGVNWVDLCSNTSLDEGDVVRILRRTLDFLSQIPHVPYIPESLRLNAYRAMHLIDRFPVNEVSD
- a CDS encoding DUF561 domain-containing protein, with translation MTIPSRLQSAFEQGRALKIISGLNNFDRDRVAAVVKAAELGGATFVDIAADPALVAQMRSLVSLPICVSAVEPELFVAAVAAGADLIEIGNFDSFYAQGRQFSGAEVLDLTHRTRSLLPQVTLSVTVPHTLPLDQQAYLAEALVRAGADIIQTEGGTSSQPTHAGTLGLMEKAAPTLAAAYEISRSVQVPVLCASGLSSVTAPLAIAAGAAGIGVGSAVNQLNDHVAMVAIVRSLMESLTTVSRSWVPV
- a CDS encoding sulfate ABC transporter substrate-binding protein, coding for MGLWKQVSRRWGRVGAIAVIALLCLKLLACTSLGNSTGKPPVEVTLAAFVVTRTVHEQLIPKFVAQWQREHQQQVTFSRSYGGSGSQTRAVVDGLDADVVHLALALDTERLQKAGLIQPGWEREFPDQSIVSKSVVALVTRPGNPKQIRDWSDLAKPGITLVTADPKTSGVARWNFLALWNGAIQAGADTAQATEFMRNVYNNVPALTRDAREATDVFSKQERIDALINYENEVILSAQKGMPLNYTIPRVNISIDNPIAIVDRNVQKHGNREVAEAYVRYLYTPEAQTVFAQLGFRPVDAQVAQQFASQFPHVEKLATAQTYGGWQKIQKRFFADGAIFDQIRTQIGK
- the cysT gene encoding sulfate ABC transporter permease subunit CysT; this encodes MTVSPPLPPTQPAPRRWLVYVSWPWRITLGYLSLILLLPIAAVLVKASTESPAQFWAIATSPVALSAYNVTFGTALIAALINGIFGTLVAWVLVRYQFPLKRLVDATIDLPFALPTSVAGLTLATVYGQHGWIGSLLAPFGVEVSFTRLGVGVAMIFISLPFVVRTVQPVLSEMERELEEAAWCMGASHWQTFWRVLLPPLIPAILTGVAQGFSRAVGEYGSTVIIASNIPFKDLIAPVLIFQRLEQYDYAGATVIGTVLLGISLLMLLVINWLQAWGRRYA
- a CDS encoding ABC transporter substrate-binding protein, with product MSIKRRQLMQYGAISLGSGLITACGSPPQPPALTRELTKVTFGTNWFAQAEHGGFYQAVATGIYRDHGLDVKIQMGGPQVNGTQLLLGGVVDFYMGFSADALQAVEAGIPKVTVAAIFQKDPQVLMAHPNTGATSLAALKGRPIFVSAIANVTYWPFLVAKYGFTETMKRPYNFNLSAFLADKNSVQQGYLTSEPLAIEQQGGFKPVIFLLADQGYNPYATTIETKQALVETNPDLVQRFVDASIKGWYSYLEGDPAPGNALIKQANPQMQDAQIAYGLAQSKANGIVISGDAIPLGIGAMTDSHWQSFFQLIADQGIVKPNTDYHRAYTLQFVNKGRLQPR
- the psb34 gene encoding photosystem II assembly protein Psb34, with the protein product MRYTTEPGGRLNNFAVEPKMYEATPPTHTEKRNYLVLGIGAAALVAGLVFVAIAVSSVG
- a CDS encoding potassium channel family protein; this translates as MNLSSLSFFRSLRKDNKQFAVIGLGRFGRAVCTSLHNLGYEVLAIDSNEMRVAHVLAEHTAAHALQLDSTEPLALKEAGVFEFDTVIVAIGNYVQESIVTTLNVKEGGVPHVVAKASSEIHGKLLKKVGADHVVFPEHEMGCVLARSLTKPSILERFELDPDHSIVEIMVPEEFDGKEIAELKLRSRYGLNVLAVSQEGRFAINPEPNHRLRKGSVMVVIGANQCINRLPI